TACAGGATGATGTGGAGCGCCTCTACGCCATGCTGGACGAGTAGGCCCAGGGCTTATACAACCACCCACGGTGAACCACAGGAGAACCTGCGGCCAGCCGTGGGTTTTTCTATTTTAGAAGCTCAAAATAGATGGCGATGGCGCCGAACCGTTGTTCTTGCTCGAGGGTGTAGTATTTGTAGAGTTCGTCCAAAGCTTCATCAACATCTTTGGCTCTTGGGACCAACGAAAGGTACCCTACGCCTGCCAGCATCGTCTTGAAGTCTGGGTAATGCTCGATTTTCGTAATAACTACTTCGGCCTGGTTTGGTTCCGATTTGATTAGTTTGCCAACTTGGTTATAATGATCAGCTCGAAGCTTTACATGATCACCAACTTGGTAATCCAAAAACTTACCTTTAGCTAATCGCCCTTCGACGGTTTTCGCACCAGATTTTATATCCTTCAACAGCGATGCTTCGCGGCCAGATTCAAAAGTTTGCATGTTTTTCCTACCCAAAAATCCGCCGTCCGTCGGCTGACGGAGGCGGACTCTTAGTTTACATCTTAATTTCGATGTCGACGCCGGCGGGTAAGTTCAGGTTCATCAGGGCATCGACGGTTTTGCCAGTCGGCTCGGTGATGTCGATGAGGCGTTTGTGCACCCGCATCTCGAACTGCTCGCGGCTGTCTTTGAAGATGTGCGGGCTTTTGATGACGGTGTAGCCGCTTTTATCGGTCGGCAGCGGAATCGGGCCGGCCACGCTGGCACCGGTGCGAATAGCCGTATCCAAAATCTGCTTGGCCGATTGATCGATGACCTTGTTATCGTAGGCCTTCAAGCGGATACGGATTCGCTGTTTGGGTTCTTCCTCGGTTTGTTTAGGTGCGGCGCTCATTAGGGTTTAGTCTAACAGATTATTTCTTAATCTTTGTTACAACCCCGGCACCGACGGTCCGGCCACCTTCGCGAATCGCAAAGCGCAGGCCTTCGTCCATAGCAATTGGAGCAATCAGTTTAACGTCCATTTTAACGTCGTCTCCCGGCATGACCATCTCCATACCTTCGGGCAGGATGCATTCACCGGTGACGTCGGTGGTGCGGAAGTAGAACTGGGGCTTATAGCCTTTCAGGAACGGAGTGTGGCGACCACCTTCGTCTTTCTTCAGCACGTAGATCTGAGATTCGAATTCGGTGTGGGGCGTAATTGAACCGGGCTTGGCCAATACCTGACCGCGCTCAATGTCGTCGCGTTCAATGCCGCGCAGAAGAGCGCCAATGTTATCGCCAGCTTGAGCATCAGGCAGCAACTTCTTGAACATTTCTACGCCAGTTACAACGGTTTTCTTAGTTGGACGGATTCCGACAATTTCGACTTCGTCGTTGACTTTCAGTTTACCGGTCTCGATACGACCAGTGGCCACGGTCCCGCGACCTTTGATTGAGAAGACATCTTCGATCGGCATTAAGAAGGGTTTATCGACTTCGCGCTTGGGCTCGGGCATGTGCTCGTCCATGGCTTCGACCAGATCCATAATGCTCTTTTCGGCTTCGGCATCGCCTTCGAGGGCCTTGAGGGCCGAACCCTTGATGATTGGAGCCTTCTCGTCGTAGTCGTATTGCTTGAGTAGCTCGCGAATTTCAATTTCGACCAGCTCGGCTAGTTCCGGGTCGGCCATGTCCATCTTGTTCATGTAAACCAGTACGTAAGGCACCCCAACTTGGCGGGCCAAGAGAATGTGCTCGCGGGTTTGAGGCATGGGACCATCGGCAGCACTCACCAC
This genomic window from Candidatus Saccharimonadales bacterium contains:
- a CDS encoding ASCH domain-containing protein, which produces MQTFESGREASLLKDIKSGAKTVEGRLAKGKFLDYQVGDHVKLRADHYNQVGKLIKSEPNQAEVVITKIEHYPDFKTMLAGVGYLSLVPRAKDVDEALDELYKYYTLEQEQRFGAIAIYFELLK
- the rpsJ gene encoding 30S ribosomal protein S10, yielding MSAAPKQTEEEPKQRIRIRLKAYDNKVIDQSAKQILDTAIRTGASVAGPIPLPTDKSGYTVIKSPHIFKDSREQFEMRVHKRLIDITEPTGKTVDALMNLNLPAGVDIEIKM
- the tuf gene encoding elongation factor Tu encodes the protein MAEFKRDKPHINVGTMGHVDHGKTTLTAAITHVLAKKLPSDINKPVNYDQIDNAPEEKQRGITIATSHQEYESAKRHYAHVDMPGHADYVKNMITGAAQVDGAILVVSAADGPMPQTREHILLARQVGVPYVLVYMNKMDMADPELAELVEIEIRELLKQYDYDEKAPIIKGSALKALEGDAEAEKSIMDLVEAMDEHMPEPKREVDKPFLMPIEDVFSIKGRGTVATGRIETGKLKVNDEVEIVGIRPTKKTVVTGVEMFKKLLPDAQAGDNIGALLRGIERDDIERGQVLAKPGSITPHTEFESQIYVLKKDEGGRHTPFLKGYKPQFYFRTTDVTGECILPEGMEMVMPGDDVKMDVKLIAPIAMDEGLRFAIREGGRTVGAGVVTKIKK